In Hahella sp. KA22, one genomic interval encodes:
- the pyrC gene encoding dihydroorotase gives MSDLVITRPDDWHLHLRDGDALATTVPATARLFSRAIVMPNLVPPVTHTAQAEAYRNRILSHIPAGAAFDPLMTLYLTNNTSPEEIVIAKQSGIVYGCKLYPAGATTNSDAGVTDVANVFSVLEKMSEVGLPLLVHGEVVQADVDIFDREKRFLDETLAPLAERFPDLKIVLEHITTRDAVEFVNQAGANVAATITAHHLLYNRNHMLVGGIRPHFYCLPILKRSEHQLALRDAAASGSDKFFLGTDSAPHPKEKKEAACGCAGCFTAPSALELYAEAFDELGALEKLEGFASLHGPKFYGLPANSGKVRLSKQDWTMPTSMALGDSTIVPFRAGETIRWKAELL, from the coding sequence ATGTCTGACTTAGTCATTACCCGGCCCGACGATTGGCACCTTCACCTGCGCGACGGCGACGCCCTTGCGACGACTGTACCCGCGACAGCGCGCCTGTTTTCCCGCGCCATCGTCATGCCAAATCTGGTTCCTCCGGTCACCCACACAGCGCAGGCGGAAGCCTACCGCAACCGAATTCTGAGTCATATTCCCGCTGGCGCGGCGTTTGATCCGCTGATGACGCTTTATCTGACCAACAATACTTCTCCGGAGGAGATTGTCATCGCTAAGCAAAGCGGGATCGTTTATGGCTGTAAGCTTTATCCCGCAGGCGCCACCACCAACTCCGACGCCGGCGTCACTGATGTCGCCAATGTCTTTTCGGTACTGGAGAAAATGAGTGAAGTCGGCCTCCCGCTGCTGGTGCACGGCGAGGTAGTCCAGGCGGACGTGGATATTTTCGATCGTGAAAAGCGTTTTCTCGATGAAACCCTTGCGCCATTAGCTGAGCGCTTTCCTGATCTGAAGATCGTCTTGGAGCACATCACCACTCGTGATGCGGTGGAGTTTGTCAACCAGGCTGGCGCTAACGTCGCCGCCACCATTACGGCACATCACTTACTCTACAACCGTAACCATATGCTGGTAGGCGGCATTCGCCCGCATTTTTATTGTCTGCCTATTCTGAAGCGCTCTGAGCATCAGCTTGCATTGCGCGACGCCGCCGCATCCGGCAGCGATAAATTTTTCCTGGGCACAGACTCAGCGCCGCATCCCAAAGAAAAGAAAGAAGCGGCTTGCGGTTGCGCCGGCTGTTTCACCGCGCCCTCTGCGCTGGAGTTATATGCGGAAGCTTTCGATGAGCTGGGCGCGCTGGAAAAACTGGAAGGCTTCGCCAGTCTTCACGGCCCGAAGTTTTACGGCCTGCCAGCCAATAGTGGCAAAGTACGCTTGAGTAAACAGGATTGGACGATGCCGACCAGCATGGCGCTGGGCGACTCAACGATAGTTCCTTTCCGCGCTGGAGAGACTATTCGCTGGAAAGCCGAGCTGCTCTGA
- a CDS encoding SDR family oxidoreductase, with amino-acid sequence MNYFVTGGTGFIGRFLVPKLLKRGGTVYLLVREASLSKLDELRERWGASDEQVVGVVGDLAEPMLGVSEKDVAMLQGKVDHFFHLAAIYDMQASAESQEQANIEGTRNAVKLADSLKAGCFHHVSSIAAAGLYRGIFREDMFEEAEKLNNPYLRTKHESEKVVREECQTPWRVYRPGMVVGHSKTGEIDKIDGPYYFFKLIQKLRSALPQWMPTIGLEGGRINIVPVDFVVDAMDHIAHAEGEDGKCFHLTDPDPHKVGEILNIFAEAGHAPKMAMRIDARMFGFIPPMIRQGIARLPPVQRMKTAVLNDLGIPDEVMSFINYPTRFDNRETERLLKGTDISVPRLQDYAPAIWDYWERHLDPDLYKDRTLRGAVEGRVCVITGATSGIGLSAARKLAEAGAKVVIAARTLEKLQEVKKELEGLGGEIYEYSVDLSDLEDCDRFVANVLKDLGHVDVLVNNAGRSIRRSIQHAFDRFHDFERTMQLNYFGSLRLIMGFAPSMLERRRGHIVNISSIGVLTNAPRFSAYVASKAALDAFSRCAAAEFSDKNVTFTTINMPLVRTPMISPTKIYDSVPTLTPEEAADLIAEAIIHRPKRIATRLGVFAQVLHSMAPKFSEIIMNTGFKMFPDSSAATGGKDGEKPKVSTEQVAFAAIMRGIHW; translated from the coding sequence ATGAACTACTTCGTGACAGGAGGCACCGGATTTATCGGTCGTTTCCTGGTTCCCAAATTATTAAAACGCGGCGGAACCGTATACTTATTGGTGCGGGAGGCGTCTCTCTCCAAGCTTGATGAGCTGCGTGAACGCTGGGGTGCGTCGGATGAGCAGGTAGTCGGCGTTGTCGGCGATTTGGCGGAACCGATGCTTGGCGTCAGTGAAAAAGATGTCGCCATGCTGCAGGGCAAAGTGGATCATTTCTTCCATTTGGCGGCCATCTACGACATGCAGGCCTCTGCGGAAAGTCAGGAGCAGGCGAATATTGAAGGCACTCGGAATGCGGTTAAGCTGGCCGATAGCCTCAAGGCCGGCTGCTTCCATCATGTCAGCTCCATCGCGGCGGCGGGTCTCTACCGCGGCATCTTCCGCGAAGACATGTTCGAAGAAGCGGAAAAACTGAATAACCCTTATTTGCGCACCAAGCATGAATCTGAAAAAGTGGTGCGGGAAGAGTGCCAGACGCCTTGGCGCGTCTATCGTCCGGGCATGGTTGTCGGACACTCTAAAACTGGTGAGATCGATAAAATCGACGGCCCTTATTATTTCTTCAAGCTGATCCAGAAACTGCGTAGCGCATTGCCGCAGTGGATGCCTACCATTGGCCTGGAAGGCGGGCGCATCAATATTGTGCCTGTGGACTTCGTCGTAGATGCGATGGACCACATCGCGCATGCGGAAGGCGAAGACGGCAAGTGCTTCCACCTGACTGATCCTGATCCTCATAAGGTGGGCGAAATTCTCAATATTTTTGCGGAAGCCGGCCATGCTCCCAAGATGGCCATGCGTATTGACGCGCGTATGTTCGGGTTTATTCCGCCGATGATTCGTCAGGGGATTGCGCGTCTGCCCCCAGTGCAGCGTATGAAAACCGCTGTGCTCAACGATCTTGGGATTCCGGACGAGGTAATGAGCTTTATCAATTACCCAACACGCTTTGATAATCGCGAGACTGAGCGCCTGCTTAAAGGAACCGACATCTCTGTGCCCCGCTTGCAGGATTATGCGCCGGCGATTTGGGATTACTGGGAGCGTCACCTCGACCCGGATCTTTATAAGGACCGTACTTTACGTGGGGCGGTGGAAGGACGCGTCTGCGTGATCACCGGCGCCACCTCTGGTATTGGTTTGAGCGCCGCCCGCAAGCTGGCGGAGGCGGGGGCTAAAGTCGTGATCGCCGCGCGCACCCTGGAAAAACTGCAGGAAGTGAAGAAAGAACTGGAGGGGTTGGGCGGCGAAATTTATGAATACTCCGTCGACCTCTCTGATCTGGAAGACTGCGATCGCTTTGTCGCTAATGTCCTTAAGGATCTGGGACATGTCGACGTACTGGTGAATAACGCTGGCCGCTCCATTCGTCGCTCCATTCAGCATGCGTTTGATCGTTTCCATGATTTTGAGCGCACCATGCAACTCAACTACTTCGGCTCATTGCGTCTGATTATGGGGTTTGCGCCGAGCATGCTGGAGCGGAGGCGGGGGCATATTGTGAATATCTCCTCCATCGGCGTATTGACCAACGCGCCCCGCTTTTCCGCGTATGTGGCCTCGAAGGCGGCGCTGGATGCGTTCTCCCGCTGTGCGGCGGCGGAATTCTCCGATAAGAACGTCACCTTCACCACCATCAATATGCCGTTAGTACGGACGCCGATGATCAGCCCCACCAAGATTTATGACTCGGTGCCAACGCTGACGCCAGAGGAAGCGGCGGATCTGATTGCGGAGGCGATTATTCATCGTCCGAAGCGCATCGCTACGCGTCTGGGCGTATTTGCGCAGGTGCTGCATTCCATGGCGCCGAAGTTTAGTGAGATCATCATGAACACCGGCTTCAAGATGTTCCCTGACTCCAGCGCCGCCACTGGCGGTAAAGACGGCGAGAAGCCCAAGGTTTCCACCGAGCAGGTCGCTTTTGCGGCGATCATGCGGGGAATTCACTGGTAA
- a CDS encoding peroxiredoxin: MGVLVGKPAPDFTVPAVLADGQIVDEYKLSEAIKGKYALIFFYPLDFTFVCPSELIALDHRVEQFKERGVEVIGVSIDSHFTHNAWRNTPVDKGGIGPVKYTLAADLNHEICKAFDVESAGGVAFRGAFLIDKDGVVRSQIVNDLPLGRNVDELIRLVDALQFHEEHGEVCPAGWKKGDKGMQASPEGVANYLSQNSDKL, translated from the coding sequence ATGGGCGTTCTAGTAGGAAAACCTGCTCCCGACTTTACCGTTCCCGCTGTTCTGGCTGATGGTCAGATCGTAGACGAATACAAGCTGTCTGAAGCAATCAAAGGCAAATATGCTCTGATTTTCTTCTACCCTCTGGACTTCACCTTCGTATGTCCTTCTGAGCTGATTGCACTGGATCACCGTGTAGAGCAGTTCAAAGAGCGCGGCGTAGAAGTGATCGGCGTTTCCATCGACTCACACTTCACTCACAACGCATGGCGTAACACGCCAGTGGATAAAGGCGGCATCGGTCCCGTCAAGTACACTCTGGCGGCTGACCTGAACCACGAAATCTGCAAGGCGTTTGACGTTGAGTCCGCTGGCGGCGTTGCGTTCCGTGGCGCTTTCCTGATCGACAAAGACGGCGTTGTGCGTTCCCAGATCGTTAACGACCTGCCGCTGGGCCGTAATGTAGACGAGCTGATTCGTCTGGTTGACGCACTGCAATTCCACGAAGAGCATGGCGAGGTATGTCCTGCTGGCTGGAAGAAAGGCGATAAAGGTATGCAGGCTTCTCCAGAAGGTGTGGCTAATTACCTGTCTCAAAACTCCGACAAGCTGTAA
- a CDS encoding OmpA family protein, translated as MRKLTIASMIALCGAAPTQAMTFSAGIEKSQWYLSSSIFECALTHNIPQYGRAVFYREAGESLRFYLDTSRNPMREGEAALVLEAPRWRPGVSVRDLGYVAVLDKPHPITVDNPKAEQMMDSLLEGMMPTFTRRARFNDDTVRVEVSSINFSRYYEDYLSCVSGLLPVNFRQVERTAVFFKLDESVLTDQDKRELDKVVLYVKADPSVTAIFVDGHTDSTGRRIYNRRLSKDRAEAVTAYLTEKGVASEKITTRYHGERYPVVKNAGPKELARNRRATVRLERGTEPPAKDDLLDISTEEL; from the coding sequence GTGCGCAAACTAACAATCGCCTCCATGATCGCCCTTTGCGGGGCTGCTCCCACACAGGCCATGACTTTTTCGGCGGGCATTGAGAAAAGTCAGTGGTATTTATCTTCTTCCATATTTGAGTGCGCGCTGACGCATAACATTCCGCAGTACGGTAGGGCGGTGTTCTATCGGGAGGCGGGAGAATCACTGAGATTCTATCTCGACACCTCACGCAACCCCATGCGCGAAGGCGAAGCGGCCCTGGTGCTGGAGGCCCCGCGTTGGCGTCCTGGCGTTAGCGTCAGAGACTTGGGTTATGTGGCTGTATTGGATAAACCACATCCCATTACCGTGGATAATCCTAAAGCAGAGCAAATGATGGACAGTCTGCTGGAAGGGATGATGCCCACCTTCACGCGTCGTGCGCGTTTCAATGACGATACTGTCAGGGTGGAGGTTTCTTCCATCAACTTTTCCCGCTACTACGAAGACTATCTATCCTGCGTTTCGGGACTGTTGCCTGTGAACTTTCGTCAGGTTGAACGCACGGCGGTGTTCTTCAAGCTGGATGAGTCTGTGCTGACGGATCAGGATAAAAGAGAGTTAGACAAGGTGGTCTTATACGTGAAGGCTGACCCTTCTGTGACGGCGATCTTTGTCGACGGACACACGGATTCCACGGGGCGCAGAATTTACAACCGTCGACTCTCCAAAGATCGGGCGGAAGCCGTCACCGCCTATCTGACGGAGAAGGGCGTCGCGTCGGAGAAAATCACCACCCGCTATCATGGTGAGCGTTATCCCGTGGTTAAAAACGCCGGCCCTAAAGAGCTGGCACGAAATCGTCGCGCTACGGTCAGGCTGGAAAGAGGGACCGAACCGCCGGCTAAAGATGATTTGCTGGATATTTCGACAGAAGAGCTTTAA
- a CDS encoding argininosuccinate synthase has product MSKVNKVVLAYSGGLDTSVIVKWLQENYNCEVVTFTADIGQGEEVEPARAKAEKLGVKQIFIEDLREEFARDFVFPMFRANTIYEGEYLLGTSIARPLIAKRLVEIANETGADAISHGATGKGNDQVRFELGAYALKPGIKVIAPWREWDLTSREKLLTYCDTHDIAVEKKKGKSPYSMDANLLHISYEGGILEDPWAEAEEDMWRWSVSPEAAPDQATYLELTYKNGDIVAIDGEALAPHEVIEKLNKIGGANGVGRLDIVENRYVGMKSRGCYETPGGTIMLRAHRAIESITLDKELAHLKDSLMPKYAELIYNGYWWSPERLALQKLIDESQQHVNGVVRVKLYKGNVVVAGRKSEDSLFDDRIATFEDDGGVYNQRDAEGFIKLNALRMRIAADKGRSMK; this is encoded by the coding sequence ATGTCTAAGGTCAACAAAGTCGTGCTCGCCTACTCGGGCGGGTTGGACACCTCGGTAATCGTTAAGTGGCTGCAAGAAAACTATAACTGTGAAGTGGTGACCTTTACTGCTGATATCGGTCAGGGTGAAGAGGTTGAGCCTGCCCGCGCCAAAGCGGAGAAGCTCGGCGTCAAACAGATCTTCATTGAAGACCTGCGCGAAGAGTTCGCACGTGACTTTGTTTTTCCAATGTTCCGCGCCAACACTATTTATGAGGGCGAATATCTGTTGGGCACCTCTATCGCGCGCCCCTTGATCGCCAAGCGTTTGGTGGAGATCGCCAACGAGACTGGCGCTGACGCTATTTCTCATGGCGCCACCGGAAAAGGTAATGACCAGGTACGCTTCGAGCTGGGCGCCTATGCGTTGAAGCCAGGCATTAAAGTGATCGCGCCCTGGCGTGAGTGGGATCTGACCTCAAGAGAGAAGCTGCTGACCTATTGCGATACTCATGACATTGCGGTGGAAAAGAAGAAGGGCAAGTCTCCTTATTCCATGGACGCCAATCTGCTGCACATTTCTTATGAGGGCGGCATTCTGGAAGATCCTTGGGCGGAAGCGGAAGAAGATATGTGGCGCTGGTCCGTCTCTCCCGAGGCGGCGCCCGATCAGGCGACCTATCTGGAATTGACCTATAAAAATGGCGATATCGTCGCTATTGATGGCGAGGCTCTGGCCCCGCATGAAGTCATCGAAAAGTTGAACAAGATTGGTGGCGCTAATGGAGTGGGACGTCTCGATATCGTTGAGAACCGCTATGTGGGGATGAAGTCCCGCGGCTGCTATGAAACGCCAGGGGGAACTATCATGCTGCGCGCGCATCGCGCCATTGAGTCCATTACTCTGGATAAAGAGTTGGCGCACTTGAAAGACAGCCTGATGCCCAAGTATGCGGAGTTGATTTACAACGGTTACTGGTGGTCGCCAGAGCGCCTCGCTCTGCAGAAGTTGATCGATGAATCGCAGCAACATGTTAATGGTGTGGTGCGGGTGAAGCTCTACAAAGGCAACGTGGTTGTCGCAGGGCGTAAGTCTGAAGACAGCCTGTTCGACGACCGCATCGCTACTTTTGAAGATGATGGCGGCGTATATAATCAGCGTGATGCAGAAGGTTTTATTAAGCTGAACGCACTGCGCATGCGCATTGCGGCCGATAAAGGGCGTAGCATGAAATAG
- the rnt gene encoding ribonuclease T: MSESQNRPKSPLARRFRGFLPVVVDVETAGFNSKTDALLEVSAVIISMEDDGMLYPEPPVSFNVEPFAGANIEQAALEFTGIDPFNPLRDAKPEADALNELFRPIRKSVKSNGCNRAILVGHNATFDHSFLFAAAERGDVKRNPFHPFSTFDTATLAALAYGHTVLSRACQLAGIPFDNKEAHSAEYDAMKTAELFCAIVNRWKELGGWTTDQQDYAD, from the coding sequence GTGTCTGAATCGCAAAACCGCCCCAAATCCCCTCTCGCCAGACGTTTCCGCGGCTTTCTGCCTGTTGTGGTGGATGTCGAGACAGCCGGCTTCAACTCCAAGACCGATGCGCTACTGGAGGTCTCCGCCGTCATTATCAGCATGGAGGATGACGGCATGCTCTATCCTGAACCGCCCGTCAGCTTCAATGTAGAGCCCTTCGCCGGCGCTAATATCGAACAGGCTGCGCTGGAGTTTACTGGAATCGATCCGTTCAACCCTTTACGCGACGCCAAACCCGAGGCCGATGCGCTGAACGAGCTGTTCCGCCCTATTCGCAAGTCCGTGAAGTCCAACGGCTGTAATCGGGCGATCCTGGTTGGCCATAACGCCACCTTTGATCATTCGTTCTTGTTCGCCGCTGCGGAGAGAGGGGATGTAAAACGCAATCCGTTTCACCCATTTTCCACATTCGACACAGCGACATTGGCGGCGCTGGCCTATGGGCATACGGTATTGTCCAGAGCCTGTCAGCTAGCCGGCATTCCCTTCGACAATAAAGAAGCGCACTCCGCAGAATATGATGCAATGAAAACGGCTGAGCTATTCTGCGCTATCGTGAATCGCTGGAAAGAGCTTGGCGGCTGGACTACCGACCAGCAAGACTACGCGGACTGA
- a CDS encoding Ig-like domain-containing protein, with amino-acid sequence MFKKTFLSLAVASAVTLSGCGGNGGGNANAGAQNEFDGDLPDSLEGQFEGKVWPLFNPIASLVPVPNDLLLDQTAADGTFSDSTANSVLAALGSLSGASTIAPIDIPFSGMLNGDSLSAAPFISSGGSPVPNPNQNVFLLELAYASGEPIQGLTISEPPTIPLAAGVLLAKAQSDSATAAAILGAAIADAPAIKASVIELSNASTLRIQPTKPLKPKTRYLVIVTNEVEDATGQPISMDPNYYLLTGSGNLPSSQLEPVRTIINSFWERTAASYFALNNSTRSNLGKDPLTVNNIALTYSFTTSGDEKVMEYIANPSEWFNDQITSFIRISAAKKVLTSTPTADYSAIKSAADAAVAAFPTTEQIAAFSPIFDSGYPCFGANGATAIGCASSVLTANFSSLLPTPKARELNYTSSNTPVNLVSALTSSLLTTTNSINPLVSQGTISTPYYLGIPTSVDGSTIQSSTWTANKPLADALNLAFSSAGLKLPQGDSKDDNGNPVAAKSTVVNYVFPFPTQADANTATPDTADPLPIPWLAIYPDNTTACPKPLKTVIFQHGITTDRSAALSVGTVLAENCFATIAIDQVVHGVAPASTEKKQGLAATFLQAAQEASPPLPSDWGPTSTNIQHVLDAKITLEFVKQEASLDEDSAKALIQQVLSGVKSGKDALDAGILALTSIENTVANAGSTIPGIAHTSNERHFDYTANAAQQAVAMNFDPASASGSSGSLFINLTGFINSRDKNRQGVIDQLNLRQTISSIDLDGPDGGLYAPGDLDNNNVFFMGHSLGTLIGTPFVAVANSTPMDNIKAAALLTPASGIVRMLENSPSFAPTIIGGLSAAGIDQKTTSYETFLGVFQAALDAVDPISFADNLNTSVNYSGNYQTSADDTGVLMIELAGRPDVNGNAQIGYVSDQTNVIETETTQLTTSFGTPYPDLLSGVDKLAQQMGATNTLDAASPSGSPDTLISRLSYGSHAMYVLPIVSSSEASSYPDAAAETARRKASFAEGLTESITFFTLGGEISSAAVDTTAALAGETTGLETEADYQARTNKQLNLSN; translated from the coding sequence ATGTTCAAGAAAACCTTTCTCAGTCTGGCGGTAGCGTCGGCGGTCACTTTATCGGGGTGTGGAGGCAACGGCGGCGGCAATGCTAATGCTGGAGCGCAAAATGAATTTGACGGGGATTTACCCGATTCACTAGAGGGGCAGTTTGAGGGTAAGGTTTGGCCACTGTTCAACCCTATCGCCAGCCTAGTCCCCGTCCCTAATGATCTCCTACTTGACCAGACTGCGGCGGACGGCACTTTTTCAGATTCAACAGCAAATTCAGTCTTGGCGGCCTTGGGGTCTTTAAGCGGCGCATCAACAATCGCCCCAATCGATATACCATTTTCTGGCATGCTGAATGGCGACAGCCTAAGCGCAGCTCCGTTTATTTCTTCTGGCGGAAGCCCAGTCCCAAACCCTAATCAAAACGTTTTTTTACTTGAGCTGGCTTATGCTAGTGGAGAACCAATTCAGGGCTTAACCATTTCCGAGCCCCCCACTATACCTTTAGCAGCTGGCGTATTATTGGCTAAAGCGCAAAGCGACTCCGCCACCGCAGCAGCCATTCTTGGTGCAGCGATAGCGGACGCACCAGCCATCAAAGCATCTGTTATAGAACTATCAAACGCCAGCACTTTAAGAATTCAACCAACCAAGCCGCTCAAGCCCAAGACCCGTTATCTGGTTATAGTCACCAACGAAGTCGAGGACGCCACAGGGCAACCCATATCCATGGATCCCAACTACTACCTTTTAACCGGTAGCGGAAATCTGCCCTCTTCCCAACTTGAACCTGTACGCACCATTATTAACAGCTTCTGGGAGCGAACTGCTGCTAGCTATTTCGCGTTAAATAACTCTACACGATCCAATCTGGGCAAGGACCCACTAACTGTCAACAACATCGCGCTAACGTACTCTTTCACCACATCTGGCGACGAAAAGGTGATGGAGTATATCGCCAATCCCTCAGAGTGGTTTAACGACCAAATAACCAGCTTCATTCGAATTTCTGCCGCTAAAAAGGTTCTTACATCAACCCCGACCGCTGACTATTCTGCTATTAAATCTGCTGCTGACGCAGCAGTAGCAGCATTTCCAACAACCGAGCAAATAGCTGCATTTTCGCCCATTTTCGATTCCGGCTACCCATGCTTTGGCGCAAACGGAGCCACTGCAATTGGTTGCGCCTCATCCGTACTTACGGCCAATTTCTCTTCGCTGCTCCCAACACCAAAAGCCCGGGAACTTAACTACACTAGCAGCAACACACCTGTAAATTTAGTTTCCGCCCTTACCAGCTCTTTGCTGACAACAACCAATAGCATCAACCCACTGGTATCCCAGGGAACCATCTCCACCCCCTATTACTTGGGCATACCAACCAGCGTCGACGGATCCACAATACAATCCAGCACCTGGACCGCCAACAAGCCGTTAGCGGATGCTCTCAATCTGGCATTCAGCAGCGCAGGACTAAAACTTCCTCAGGGAGACAGCAAGGATGATAACGGCAACCCTGTTGCCGCCAAGTCGACAGTTGTCAACTATGTTTTCCCATTCCCCACACAAGCGGACGCAAACACGGCAACACCAGATACTGCTGACCCACTCCCCATTCCGTGGCTGGCGATATACCCAGACAACACCACCGCCTGCCCCAAACCTCTGAAAACTGTGATATTCCAGCACGGCATCACCACAGACAGAAGCGCCGCATTATCAGTCGGCACAGTACTGGCGGAAAATTGTTTCGCCACTATTGCTATCGACCAAGTCGTACATGGCGTAGCTCCCGCATCCACAGAGAAAAAGCAAGGACTTGCAGCAACATTCTTACAGGCGGCTCAAGAGGCGTCACCTCCCCTACCTTCAGATTGGGGGCCAACAAGTACAAACATTCAACATGTGCTTGACGCTAAAATCACACTTGAATTCGTCAAACAGGAGGCAAGTTTAGACGAAGATTCCGCAAAGGCTTTAATACAACAAGTATTGTCAGGTGTTAAAAGCGGTAAGGACGCTCTTGATGCAGGCATTCTCGCCCTTACATCAATAGAAAACACCGTCGCCAATGCCGGCAGCACTATCCCCGGCATCGCCCATACGAGCAACGAGCGCCACTTTGACTACACCGCCAACGCAGCACAGCAGGCGGTGGCGATGAACTTTGATCCAGCCAGCGCTTCTGGCTCATCCGGCAGCCTCTTCATCAACCTGACTGGCTTTATCAACAGCCGCGACAAGAACCGTCAAGGCGTCATCGACCAGTTAAACCTGAGACAAACCATCAGCTCGATTGATCTGGACGGACCTGACGGCGGACTTTATGCTCCCGGCGACCTGGATAACAACAACGTGTTCTTTATGGGACATTCATTGGGCACACTTATTGGCACGCCGTTTGTCGCCGTCGCCAATAGCACGCCGATGGACAACATTAAAGCCGCCGCGCTGTTAACCCCCGCCTCAGGCATCGTGCGCATGCTGGAGAACTCTCCATCATTCGCACCCACTATTATTGGCGGCCTGTCCGCAGCCGGAATCGATCAAAAGACCACCAGCTATGAAACCTTCCTGGGAGTGTTTCAGGCTGCGCTGGACGCCGTTGACCCCATCAGCTTCGCTGATAATTTGAACACGTCGGTCAACTATAGCGGGAATTACCAGACTTCCGCTGACGATACCGGCGTATTGATGATTGAGCTGGCGGGACGCCCTGACGTGAACGGCAACGCCCAAATTGGCTATGTGAGCGATCAGACTAACGTCATTGAGACAGAAACCACCCAATTGACGACCAGCTTTGGAACGCCTTATCCAGACTTGTTATCCGGCGTGGACAAACTGGCTCAGCAAATGGGAGCGACCAACACGCTTGACGCTGCATCGCCTTCAGGCTCGCCCGATACGTTAATCAGCCGTCTGAGCTATGGCTCTCACGCAATGTACGTCCTGCCGATCGTATCCTCGTCGGAAGCCTCGTCCTATCCAGACGCCGCCGCGGAAACTGCACGCCGTAAGGCCTCATTTGCAGAAGGATTAACGGAGTCCATCACATTCTTTACTCTCGGGGGCGAGATTTCATCCGCTGCGGTAGACACCACTGCCGCCTTGGCGGGCGAAACGACCGGCCTGGAGACGGAAGCGGACTATCAAGCCAGAACTAACAAACAACTGAACCTTAGCAACTAA